ATTCAATCCCTAAAGTGTCAATAACAGATATAATTAAGATGTCCCAATATGAACCTAACATTGTAGGAGACAATGTTTAGATATGCTTTTGCTGTTTATAGTTGTATTCAGATGATCAGCTGTTTATGTGTTTGACAAATTTTGATTTTTTGTGAAATTAATTCATAAAATGACCAAAATGACTCTATTTTTGAAATATATATAAGCTGAGGAACGTCTTGTGAGATAGAAGGCTCGAATATGATTATAAAAAGTGGTAATCAGGTAACTGTAATATACTTGTGGATAGTAAGTTTTGTTTCACGCATTACTAATCTGATTATCCAAACAAAAACCAAGACATTATTTGTGACTGCAAGTCACATTTCATAATGAGCTAATGATAGGTTATGTTCTAATGTACATAACTCTCCTATAACGTCGTGACTGATAGGAATTGATTTAGCATTTATTTCATAACAAAGAGGATAAACGAAAAAGATCATATATTAATTACAATTAGCTACCAATATGACGAGATCAGAAATATACCATGGTGCGGAAGAAGTCCTCCGTGACAAAAGACCCAATCGTCGATTTTTAAAACAACGGGATGACGTGCCAATTCACATGCCAACGGACCTCCTGGTCTTAAAAGTATCGATCTTGCAGTTACTCCCTTTTGCCGCTGTCctaatatgtatattatatacgTACAATATGACCAATATGACATCATAAGCATCAATAAGATAAAGCATCAGTATGGTTCGATATCCAAATTCAAATGGATTGCATACCTTTACTAGGTTCCATGGGCCCCACAAACTCTGTGACATTTTCCGTTCTTCTTTCCAAATTTCGGATACTTCAACCCAACTCGTAAAGGCATCTTCCCAATTATGGCCACAATCATCCAAATATTCTAAAAAGTCTGAACATTCATCAAATCCACCAGAATCAACGAATCTAAAATCCCCTTCGACGTTCATAGTCTCGTGATTTCCATTAACCTAACATTATCAAATCACTGAGTAAGTAATTTTAACTAAGAAAAGTAATCCATTTTACTTGAAAGTCAAAGTTTACCTGAAACACAGCACCGCCGTATTCTTTAGCTTGAATTTGTAGTgatcttaataaagataatataGCAATTTCATCTTCACCCCTATCAAGTATATCTCCAAGCTGAACCAAGACCTGGTCAAAGGGTATATAATTAAGTAAAAAAGGTTCAAAATGTTGCAATGCAGATAGCCTTTGCATAATGGCATACCGTTTCTTGACCTGTCCACGTGTCTTGACCATCTGAACTCAAGACACCAGCCAACTCAAGTGCACCCCTTGCTTTTGCTAGGTCCCCATGCAAATCTCCAACtatatggaaaaaaaaaaaaaaaaaaaaaaaaaaaaaaaaattaacagtaCGGTACTTGTGTGATTGAACTGAGAGTGCAAGGTTATAACCAGAACAAACAACATACTAAATCTTTTATAAAATCATGTAAGCAGTTGAGAACCAGAATCAGTTTATTTATATAGTCATCAAGGATCCTCATTTTGAATAAGATGATATAAGCTTCTTAAACTTAATCAAGAAATGCTATAGGATAACCTGGTGCCTCATAACTAGATTCTATTTCCCAAAGACAATAAGAATCATGGTTTTATTACTGTAATTTTTTTTAACAGCTGAAAAATTATATTACTGTAATCTAAGGGCCTGTTTACTTGTTATTTCATTAAGTCACATATGGATAAAAGATGGCAGTATGAATTTAGAAAGACTATATGCAGTAATCACTAAATTAAAAATCATGTTTACTTATTTTGCTGAATAAACAGTCTGAATAATAAAAATGACTATCTTACCCCTATATATTAGATAATTTGATtgttgtatatttttattttgtttctCAAAACAATCGAGGTTGAGAACAAAAGCATTGTTTATAGTTCTATTTGATCAATATAAATTCACATtttacatcatcataatcatacttTTCACTTTAGttatattatacggagtatatcACAAACAACAAGATGTTAAAAACTAATAAAAAACGAAAAATAAGAAACAACCAAGGAGCATATTCTCCAAAATTCTCAAAAAAACAAAAGATAATAACAACACCCCCAAACTATGATCGAATTGGAAACACATCTTGTTTCTTATGATAATCGGGGAACGGCAGAAAACACATCTAGCTAAACAAAATTGGAACGGTAGCAAACACATCTTACGAATCAAATATTAGATTTGAACACGCCTCTAGCTAATCAAAATCGAAACGTCAAGAATGTGAGCAATCGAAACGGTACGTCCTACAGAATGAAGGCCTAATAGAGGACCACCAGATGACTTTCAAGATGTGTTGTCAGGTATGAGGTGATTTTCACATTGATTTTATAGTACTGATACAAGTGATGAAGTAAAGGTGAAAGAGTTACAAGAATCTTTAACGAtagttttgtaataatatataaaaggttgAGAAGTAATAGCAAAGAGAAAATATACATTAGTTTGGAAGAAGGGCAGATTTGACACAAAATTGGCTAGATGGGGACTACACAAGTTTTTTGGTTGACCGATACAGCAATTGGTATAGCAAGAAATTAATATTAAGCTTCAAGTAAACAGGCTTGTGTAGTGACCGAATAAGACaattgggctaataagtccattaaggtgttagtAAACAGCCCCCTAAAAGTCTCAAAGTCCAAATACTCCCAAATTCTAAATATCGAACTAAATTGTTTGCATATGTTCATGTTCAAAATGCTAAAATTTAATATTCCGTCCGTCCCAAAATAGTCCCAAAATAAGTGGACACCTATTTTGGTACAACCaaaaatagaaatgtggacacaTATTTTGGAACGCAGGGAGCAACCAAAATGCCAAAAAAGACAACACAAGATATCATCAGTAACAACTTAGTTATACCATACAAAACCAGTAATTTAGTAGTACCCAGCAACTCAATATCAAATATCTTCAAATATCCAGTTGAATCAGTTATTGAACTTTTCAATCTTAACCGATTATGTACTAAGAAATGCGTATAGGATTGCAGTAACAGAGTAGTTCTGATGGGATCCTCTATGACTATTCGTGTAGTACGGATGTCAACCGGTCTATTCGGCCAATTAAAACTAAACTTGAGCTCAACTTGATAGCTTGACGAGCCTAGGGTCGAGCTCGGCCTTTATAATCTAGACAGACTGACCAATTTGTACACATACATATTACTTAAGGCTCCAAAAACTAGATACTAGCCAAACTCTTATAAATTTGATCTCAAATTCAAATTCATTTTGATCCCCTTCTAAAAGCACAAGCACGCTCTACTTAAACCTATCATCTGTCCACGGGCCAATGTAGGGATTACTTATAGCTCATATGTACCAAATAATTAcagtataattaattaattattaattgatATAGCAGTAATAGATTACTAATTCTACATAAAGTAAAATTAACTGAAGGTTAAATAAATTAAAGTATTACCGGCGACGATGCGACGACCGGGAGCGGAAACGAACGTCGGAGGATCACCGGAGATAACAATCGGTTTTAAGTTGCCGGAGCTGCCGATATTAAGAGACGTTGACGGTGACGGTGACGGAGATTCAATGAGCTTGCGAGAAGTAGGTTGCATAGGTAAGGAATTGAGAGATGATAATGAAGCCATCGCCATTGTTGGAAGCTTTCAGAGAATATTCACAAATGGCGAACGGCATCCACTACCACCACGATTTTTTATTATCTTTTCacactttttttatttttattgacgtttttatttatttatgaaattCTGTTGACTTATTTACATTTTCAGTCCCTTTACTTATATGTTTGCATATTTTTGGACTTTGGTTTTCAACTTCAATGAAAGGTAACCCATAATCCCATATCACCGTtttttttgttaagaagaaagatggaaccATGCATATGTGCATAAACTACCTAGATATGAACAAGATAACCATCAAAAATAGGTACCCTTTGCCTAGGATTGATGATCTTTTGACCAGTTGCAAAGAGCGAAATATTTTTCTAAGATCGATCTAAGGTTCGGTTATCACCAATTAaaagtaaaagaagatgatatttcaaaaatAGCGTTTCGCAGCTGTTatgggcattatgaatttgtagtaaTACCTTTTGGGTTAACTAACACACCGACAATGTTTATGGATTTAATCACGGATGGCAATGGGCAAAAAACCCGTGATCCGTGGGTAACCGATCCGCGATGGGCAGGTAAATTCATTAAATAttacccgcgggcacgggtacgggtaaaaatttatacccgcCAACGGATCGCGGGCGGGTTGCAGGTAtatactacccgtcgcgggtaaaacctgacccgtgaatacatgagactttCTTAATTTACCCGCTAgtttatacttataattattaattttaaaagttaatttacttgtaattgaataatgaTTAATAATTTAACATTATATACAAATAAAAAACTTGATTTTCACATGATTTTAGATATAACttgtacatatatttttataattaataaaattatttgggGTTTCTAATAAAGAGTTGTATATATTATTACCAGCGGGTCACGGGCACGGGCAAAATATTTTTGCCCGCGGGCAGGTAACGGGTCTCAACGTGCAAAAAAGAAACccgacgggcgggtcgcgggtatatagaactCGTGTCCGTTGCCCGCGGGCGCTAAATATAGatttaatgattttttttttttaagcagaGTATGGAAGATGGTAGGGAGTTGTATGTTTTACAAATGGAGAAAAAGAGGATGTTTCAACTCtggttttttatattatttttaaggTTTTTAATATGAGATGTGAGTTTTAATTTAGGTTGTGGGTTTTAACTTTGGCCAACGGTTACTCGAGTTAACAGCAAGCATCGATTTATTGACGACTTAATTGTTACTTAAAGTCTAAATTGAACTTCGGGCAGGTTTAAAAcatatgaaaatttgattctaccattttcatgatgTCTCACACTTTTTTAAAACCTACTTATTAATCGAAGGTGCATTCGGAAGCAATCTGTATCCATGAAACATTGCGAGAGATGACTTtcttgtcataacccgtccaaatccacctggacaAATCCAATAACATCTGGTatcatcgcgatgaactgacgtatatatgccatgaacgactccatataatatctttaaaataagcaaatgcacagcggaagatttctttcatacctgagaataaacatgttttaaaagtgtcaaccaaaaggttggtgagttcataggtttattgtaaacaataaaattcagtgattttttgatagaccacaagatttaaatgtgcatggtacaaatgggcccgaatcctatacccacctgtaatgtacatgcaatttcttttaaatacagtacacatatctcgtgtacgaaaccatttttcaataattctttgtaaccgtacacatatctcgtgtacaaaatatcatacacataacctgtgtataaaatcattctctcgatacataacattcgctTCTCTTTGCTTGCTTtcgttgcttggtaaccgaccttaacatttaatgcgcatcataaatatccccaaaataaacagaactttcagtctgtaatcaatatataaacctcgaagtactaaacaccacgcccactagctcttccgtctagtgaacattctgggtgggggtgttaaacccgatagctacctttaggattcgcgtgaattaggggccatacccgtttcctaattcttaggttaccaagctataataatcagggggaaatattcacaacaattagtgacaattataacgtccaactaattcagatATAATAATCAACAGACCCTCTCGTctttataataattcattcgaggaatgttttgcttgtgtctatctcgtcaaacatttataaaagcatttcatgtattcagtccaacaatatagatttcaaaagcatttagtaaagcagttgtaaaacagttataaaacagcgcatgtattcttagcccaaaaatataaagagtaaaaagggattatatgaaactcacgatatgatattttgtagtaaaaatatgcatacgacagaactgaacaatgcagggttggcctcggattcacgaaccaatgtcatttatatatatatatatatatatatatatatatatatatatatatatatatatatatatatatatatatatatatatatatatatatgtatatatatatatatatatatatatatatatatatatatgtatatatatattaacacatataattgaaatcgagcaAATttacatatcattatgatataattgttattttaatatactacctgtttcattaataacttaattagatatatttatttttatatattttaaatagataattaatgctTATTAcaacaatattaatatagttatgttttatgtcataaatatatttttatatagaaatctttatttaatttattaataatactaataataataatgataaaaataatacaaatgataaatttaaaaataattatacttttagtaataatgataataataaaaataataataattctaataatgatactaatggtagtaaaaatgataattttaatagtcatgataataataatacttatataataataataaaataataataataataataataataataataataataataataataataataataataataataataataataatagtgataaaaataagttTACTACCTTTAAAGAGTGAGTTTCTAAAGAAAATTGCCTCagtccgggttcgaacccgagacctctcggttaacacaaaCGCCCCAAACCATCCCTCTATCTGTTACTTTCCGTTTTAACTAGGATTTTAAATCTTTTTAATTTGCTTCctgttttcatcttcttctttctAACATTAACTATAATCATCATTGATTATATTATCAAACCCGTATCATAACCGTAAGCATCGTTCATCATAATATCATCCTTATCATTTCATCATCCTGTCTTCATCATCaacaccattatcatcatcatctatccaTCATCTTTATGATTACTCACCATCATCATATAtcgttatcataatcataatctaatcatAATTCTTAATCTAATCACTAACCTAATCTTCATCATAATCTAGTCATCATTATCGTATCATCACCTAATTATCATACCATTTCCGTTTACCCTCGCCATCACCAAATCATTCACAGTTTCATTATCTCTTCTTCCTTATTAACATAAACATTACCATCACCTAAACATCGtacatcatcaccatgatcttttATTCGATTTATCATCATTATCGTTACCTAATCATTTAAACATCATCCCTCATGAACATATATTTATCATAATCACTATCATGTTATTGATGAATCCTCACATGATGGACTTAAATTTTTTTTGCCTATCCAGAAACAATACGCGGCCCACTGCCAAGCCCAAATAGAAAATAGAAAATTCTTAGCCCAACCATTTATAGTTTGTGGCCTGCGGCCCGATGGAAAAAGATGCTGAATTCGATACAGGAAGcaggaaaagaaagtgggaggcaGTGGTAGGGTATCACGATTTCTTTATTATTGTTCCATCATTATGCATCATCATGATCATACATGAACATCATCATGTATATAAATATCACGATcatcatttatttaatatttacactTCATCTTCTTTATCACAACTGAAAAGAATAGCAGCCGTACAATTAATTGGGTGTTGATGATAGTCGAATATAAACAGTTAGGCAGAGACAGGAGGCTGTTTACAGCCGTAAAAGGATGGTGGTTACAGCGAATAGAAGAAGCATAAAAGAAAAGGACGGGTAAATGGTGATTTATAAGGGTGCTTAAAAAAAATAGGACGAGGATGATGATGGTGGTTCCCGATTACTATATGGTGAAGGTTTAAAGTGGTGGTTGCATAGTGGGTTTTGGTTTCGGGGTTATTCAAACAGAACAAAATCGAATATAGCAATTAATGGGATTAAAGGTGGTAAAAACGTGGTGATTTAATTAGGGTGGTGGTATAGGGTAATGGAAACAGAAACATTTATTCATCAACAAAATACTATTCATCTTCTTCTAAATGGGTTTCGAAGATTTGGGTTTCGACTTTTGTCTTAGTTcaacaataagaaatagattaaaaCGTGGTTAAGGATGGTGATGTACGTGTGGATTTGAGGATAGTTTTCATAGTGATGGCATAGTAGTGATGGCAGTTTGTGGCTGTGACATAAGGCAGCAAACAGTGACCGATAACATGGTAGCATCTTCGAACAAAAATGGAAACAATATCACAGCTATATCAGTTGTAACCGAAGACAAGTCGTAGTAGTTGTTGTATTCTGTTTTGAATAGTAGACCTTTGGTTTGGATTTGTTTGACAGAAAATTTAAACAAAGAAGGTGTTTGATGGTTGAAGGTGAAGGTGGCTCTGGTGGAAGTTCATGGGTGTGAGGATCAAGGtggtgtacgtgtgtatgtatctaTATAGATAAAGAGTTCGTGAAGGCTTGCAGAAGAAATAAATGATGAGAGCGATGATATGTGTATGCATATGTaccaaaaatatatttataatataagttaGATTGAAAGTTTAACATACAgtaatgaatgaattaaatcacgGATGCATGAATCAACAAAGTGGAAAAGGACATGAAACAGAATTCATTATTTAACAATCACAATTCACTTCACGGATAAAATTAACGAATTGAGAAtagaaatatataatataataataattataatataatttaaaattaaaacgtgtgattaagttagccgtcgtctaatATTTCATTTCACGAactaaatttcgtactccgttgataattagggGCGGATAAAAAGTCatctgaaaaatcccatatttttatattaattatctttatttattttagtcgttatggtataaaattcgatcattaactaattaaaattattaaataaaaattaactcactgtccacgctcgatcctaggtaaaatataaaatttttttaaaacttaacaaatagctcctaaatatatatttaataagcctataaattatataactcatttttggatcaccgtttattttaaaatcatataagtttaaacttgtttaatatcaatcggaacatcaaacaagtattacaatcatttaatatttatttttaatatactttatatatatatatatatatgtgtgtgtgtgtgtgtgtgtgtgtgtgtatttattttagtaataatattatattttatttttattttacatagttaactaaagcatatagtattttaaatttagacttcaaatatatacatatctatatatataatgaaatatatatttatctatttacgaatagttgttcgtgaatcgtcgaaaccggtcgaaggtcatttgaatatatgaaacagttcaaaatttttgagactcaacctaattgAATTTTCtaatcgtgtcaaaatattaaatcgtatcgagagtttggtttaaaattagtcaaaattttccgggacgtcacagtacctacccgttaaagaaattttgtcccaaaatttgatcgaggtcgtcatggctaacaataaaaaatgttttcatgacgaatatgagttgataaatagagttctaTCATCATTGAGTATATATGGatgaaacaatttgtttatgtgaagagtacgagtgaagctatcacagaagtgtgaaatgagtaaatgtagattcgtcatatcttttgacatagataggattgatttccagagttcaagggatttggagaaaatcttcggaataagatttgattctttggtaattaaagaaattaggatccactttaaatacgatcatcttctttgattgctctgtcggatattttactataaatccacccccttcgtttccttacaactcacaccttctattctttctccctcaactcatactttaaagcattcgtcaatatgctccatccagttctgcttcttgatatactcctaactttcatatctgtcggtcttctttttcatctgtcgccagaagaatctatttacttctactatactctttgttttatagtgtttttagttctcccgtgtctttatattgccatatgcatcgatatacatggtttgtaatttccgggttgttgttgggttttatatcttttcttatatttcgatgtccctgcttctgtctatcTATAgtcattgacatctacagttaatgctctctcttatttactgtgatttatacccctatttcaatttcggagcttcatgcttttgttttcttttcgcaagtaatggtccaaaattcgtaggtatggagtttcgaatgaacatgactaatgttctgagAAAGAAATCGTAATAGCACACTCttggttggttaaattaccagaatttaagagaaaagatagaattatcaggaagatatgttcttgatatgtttggagattaagtagaatgtaagagtcgtgtaacatggcacatgacgacgttatgatctgtgaatcatcacgttccattagaaactcagcatgacttactgtaatataatcacgttgatcaagtgtcattatattatactaactcatgcttcaattcccaacactacttcaaaaacattcatattttaaatttgaatcttttcagaattagaaactaaaacagtttcctttctaatgtaacgctgatatcacgaagagataaatgatttcagataataatagttatgaaaatatcttcagaaatatcgagaatatttataatgagagatacgatgatatcttataatttctaatatcgatggatgatgatgatgatgaagattgtccgtaaaagtgtagagtcgggagtaaggtattcgttaatgacttcagtagatactgaatcatttggattctttgaaggcaggtttagtctttgtgatttgtccacagcctctttcatggtttgctcaatccgtttttcagttccaaaccttctctttttctgagttttgacaacacattattctttatcatcaaacttttggctgttaagataATTTACgactgtctacagtttctgctgcttcattcagctttttcataatttggagtattgattcgtagactaggtgcttttcagaatttcagaatggaaggtcataattctaagagataaaggttatatgtatacatataactgttgatgtagacatgctgcgagatttcaaaatactgattgctaattcctggtaattgatgtggtaattctcgttataagatgtggatgagtatatgaataggttttagcgaacaattataatggttcttcggagagacttaagccaaggagtaatgaagttgctattaagtttactgctaatgtggtggaatacaaACGGTTcgccggtaatgatgatgaaggggtaatctttataataaggtttattcgaatgaaaaattgaagctgatttgctagagctgtgataaaattggctaatttgaaaaagaattgcaatgttattttcggtaatagcaatgccaaaggagctagcaccgatacttgttaaacgtttactcaggttctgagtgttttcaggggcataactatatgcgtaaatctttccttccgtagatgaagtgcggttggttcatccttgatgttttagcagagtggtataaaaatactatttaattttacaaggaaatactattacatacgatacaattttacacaagatatttatttatttatagaatggatatacttaaaccttgctacaacacttataggcagtgtacctaatcgtacagtagtgtagtttttagtaagtccggttcgttccacagggaatctttttaaacaaagcttaacgctatattagtttacttttataaaaatacaaatatatatatatatatat
This genomic stretch from Rutidosis leptorrhynchoides isolate AG116_Rl617_1_P2 chromosome 11, CSIRO_AGI_Rlap_v1, whole genome shotgun sequence harbors:
- the LOC139876707 gene encoding shewanella-like protein phosphatase 1, with the translated sequence MAMASLSSLNSLPMQPTSRKLIESPSPSPSTSLNIGSSGNLKPIVISGDPPTFVSAPGRRIVAVGDLHGDLAKARGALELAGVLSSDGQDTWTGQETVLVQLGDILDRGEDEIAILSLLRSLQIQAKEYGGAVFQVNGNHETMNVEGDFRFVDSGGFDECSDFLEYLDDCGHNWEDAFTSWVEVSEIWKEERKMSQSLWGPWNLVKRQKGVTARSILLRPGGPLACELARHPVVLKIDDWVFCHGGLLPHHVTYGIEKINYEVSKWMTNGNEDNHESTIPFIATRGYDSVVWNRLYSRDNPDLEDYHVEQIQSVLDTTLQVVGAKAMVVGHTPQTTGVNCKYNCSIWRVDVGMSSGVHDSRPEVLEIRGNKTRVIRSESDSISELQAADYI